DNA sequence from the Lycium barbarum isolate Lr01 chromosome 5, ASM1917538v2, whole genome shotgun sequence genome:
AGTTAAAGGAAGTTTTGACTGATAAAGTGAACAAGCGGCCCTATCAGCGTTATTCTTGCTCATGGAGGCTTTCATGTGGTTTATGACGGGGTTTCTTCAGCTACTTGACAGCTTTGGTGCTTTCCTCAAAATACCAAAGGCGCCAAGAGATAAATACCACTGAAGGGCTTTCTACAACGTGAAATAATAACCCTAAATTGGTTGAGGGGAGAAAAGTGGTCGAAAATAGAAACAGTTTGATAAATCCGGAAGAGGGAGCTGATGAAACTAACCAGTAGACTGGTACAGGGGAATATGAAGGTAAGAGAGCTATGGGTTGACTGAGAAACATGACAATGCAGCAAACATAGAGGATTGAAACCAAACGCAGCCTATGGAAGTAACCAATTATGGTTCGCGAGGGAAGGAAGTTGTTGATGGTTGGAATGACACGGGCGTGGGAACTTCTGGTGGCATTAAAACGACTTCAACACATTGTTTTGATATTAGCTTGCAGGAAAAAGATATGCACTTACAACTGCAACCTGATAAAACTAGTTGTAACGACATACTGAGGAAGAAAAAGGACAAAGACCAGACTAACAAGAAGGAGTTGCAAGAAGGCATGAATGCGACTACCACAATCGCTAATCAGATGGAAGTTCATGAAGCAATCACTAACATACAAGGGAAAAATGACCAGGTATGTACTACTAATCTCGAGTCTTATTTTGAAGCTTCTTCTTACACTTTAACAATTGAacctttaaatgaaaatataaatctATATCAACCAATGATTGATAAAAATaatgaaggaaagaaaaagaaaaattggaAACGAATGGCTAGACTAGTTGATGTTTCTGACGGTTTTGAATAAGAATACAGAACAAAAGGTGTTTAATGAAAATATTAGTGAGTTTGCTATTATAGAGGAAGGTATACAAAATAGAGGAGATAAACGAAAAAGTGTTACTTAGTTGAGTACTGATATGAATACAAAAAAGAATAACATTGTGGTGGAGCGGGAGGCTAGCCCTGAATGGCTTCCCTCTCTACAATGAGGGCTATGGTGTGGAATTGTTGAGGCTTGGGGGGTCCTTGACAATTCCCCTTTTGAAGGAGACAATACGTAACCACTCCCCGAGTATGATATTTTTATGTGAAACAAAGAATCGAGAACGAACGGTGTCAGGAGTTCAGAGGCAGCTAAACATGGCGCATTCTATTGTTGTGGATCCGATAGGACTAGCTAGAGGACTGTGTTTATTTTGGAACGACAATTTTCAGGTATGTCAATTTCATCCATCCTCTTTCTATATTGAACCTTATATTCATGATGTGGTATCTGATTATAAATATTAGTGTGTCTTTGTCTATTTAAGTACTGATAAAGCTACTCGTAGAACTCAATTGCAAGAACTTAATGTTAAATGGAGTAGTTGGGATCACTTTGGGTAATGGCGGGAGATTTCGACGATATCATTGATAATTCTAAGAAGTCAGGGGATAGGATTAGAGAGATTACATCTTTTAGAGATTTTAGAGACTTTTTATGGGGTGTCGGAGCATTAGATTTACGCTTTAATGGAAAATTTTGGACTTGGTGGTGCTGTAAAGAAAATGATGGTATTATTCAATAAATACTTGATATAGCAATAGGTTCCTCGGATTGGAGATTAGAATTTAATCAGGCAAATATCCTTCATTTAGAAATAGACATACTACTTTGCTAATGAATAAAGAACTTAGTCTTAtaagaaagaagaaaaggttTTATTTCGACAAAAAGATGGAGTGAAAAGGAAGAAGTGAATGTGACTATAGCGCGTTCGTGGAATAGATATATGGGAGGGTTTGAACAATCCAAAGTTAGCTTTAAATTAAAGAACTGTCGAGTCTCATTACTAGCTTGGCTTCGCGGGGAAAAGGAAATTCAAAGAAAAACAATTCAAGGCATTAAGGATAGAATTGCGGATCTTAAGAATGATTCTAGGGGGCTTAATCTAAATAAGTTGAAAATGCTTCGGAAATAACTAGGACAGGCGTACAAGGATGAAGAAGCTTACTCGAAGCAAAATCTAGAGCTCTGTGGCTTCAGGAAGGTGATAAAAAcacttttattttttcatttgaaACCATCTAGAGACTCAAATGTAATAATATTAAAGGGCTTTAATTGGACGACAATCAGTGGGTCACAGAGCATAGTGATATTTTGAAGGAAGTAGAGAGATTCTACAAACATTTATTCACTACCTCTAGACCTACTAACTTTGATCCCATTCTGAGTTTAATTCCTCCTTTAGTTAATAACTCCGTTAACGATAGGCTTATTAGAGATGTCACGGATGATGAAATTAAACAAGTTGTATTTGGTATGCATCCACTAAAAACACCAGGGGTGGATGGTATGACtccttttttctttcaaaaatattgGAATATTGTGTCCGGTGATATTTGTGAAGTTGTTAAAAGTTTTTTCGTTTAGGATATTTACTACCTTCTTGGAATCAAACTCTTATAACTTTGATTCCTAAAGTAAAAAATCCTAGTGACATTAGTCAGTTTAGACCCATAAGCTTATGTTCTACGGTGTATAAAATTATTGCTAAGATCATAGCTGCAAGACTCAAAACTTACCTTCCCAAAATCATTTCTCCGAATCAATCTACTTTTATTGGGAAAAGACAAATTGTGGATAATGTCGTTCTAGCTCATGAATTTATACATCTTTTGAACAATAAAAGATGAGGGAAACAAAAGTAAATGGCTGTTAAACTAGATATGGCCAAAGCGTATGATCGTGTAGAGTGGTTTTATATCCAAAAATTACTTCTTAAAATGGACCTTCACGAGAATTTTGTCACTTGGATGATGAAATGTGTTACTATTCCGACATATAGGTTTAAAATTAATGGGGATATAGCAGGAGAGGTGAAACCTACTAGAGGATTAAGGCAAGGGGATCCTCTATCTCCTTATTTGATCTTACTATGTGCGGAAGGTCTTTCAAGAATTCTAAATCAAGCAGAAGTACTAGGGGATATACAAAGTTTACGTTTAATCAGAGGTGGACCTACAGTTAACCATATATTTTTCGCTGATGATTCATTTATTTTTTGTAATGCAAATGCTCAGAATGCCGCTAAAATATCTGAAATTTTAAGAACTTTTGAAGAATGTTTGGGTCAAAGGGTTAATTTTGCCAAGTCTGCTATATTCTTTAGTAAAAATACTTCTGAACTTGAGAAAGATGAAATTATTGTGGAACTAGGACGATTACAAAGAAATAACTTAGGGTCATACTTGGGCTTACCTGCAGTAGTTGGACGATTGAAGAAAAAACTGTTAGATTTTATTAAAGATAGAGTGAAGGCTAAAATAAAAgattggaaaaataattttttaaacccTGCAGGAAAGAAGTGATGCTGAAATCTGTCATTCCTTCTTGTGCTTTATCATGTTTTCAATTTATGGATAATTTGTGTAAGGAGATCACGACTATTTTCTCTAATTTTTGGTGGGGGCATGATGAGGATAGAAGGAAAATGCATTTTGAAAAATGGGAGAAACTTTATTTAGAAAAATCTAAAGGGGGAATAGGATTTAGAGAGTTAAAATCTTTTAATCAAGCGTTGTTGACAATTTAGCTACAATTTAGCTAAGTTTTCTAATTCGTTGTTTCGTAAAGTTATTTGGGTTTCTAGTTTCCTTAGTTGGGTTGTAACTGATGCTGCTGCATCATTTAACTTTTTGAAACTGTTCGTGCATTAATAAAATAAAGTCGTttattgaaagaaaaaaagaaaaaaaaaaagagaaaccaaaacaaacaaaaaaaaaaaaaaacagaggaggCCCTTTACCTCACATTGTACTTTATGAAGAGATGGACTTGGCTGCAAGGTCTGAAAATAGTAGAGAGGATCTTAATAGAGGTCATGCTGAATATGTTTGCTGGCTTAATAAACAAGACAACATGTTGAAACAAAAGTCTCATATTAGATGGTTTGAAGATGGGGATAGCAACACCAAGTACTTTCATGCTGCCattagagaaagaagaagaaaattgaaTATTcaaagaatcatgaataagaaaGGAAACTGGATTTCTGGAGAAGACAGAATTGCTAGAAATGCTGTTAACCACTTTGAGAAGCTTTTTAATTTAAAGAAGGCCTTTGTAGACCCTCAAATTTTGAATCGCATCCCGGAGTGTATCAGTGATGAAGACAACAGTTTTTTTATTAAATGTCCTGAAGAAGATGAAATTAAGGAGACTGTTTTTAACATGAGCACTGACAGTGCTGCTGGGCCTGATGGATATACTGGAAAATTCTACCATTGCTGTTGGGATATAATCAAGAGGGAAGTGGTAGAATTTGTTCAGTTTTTCTTCATGAAAGGAAAAATGACCAAATTCTTTTCACATACCCTTCTTGTGCTAATCCCTAAAGTAGAAGGCCCTAGTAATTTTACAGAGTTCAGACCTATAAGTCTCAGTAATTTCTCGAGCAAGATTATCACCAAGCTCATTTCCAGGAGATTGAATCCTTTACTGCCCCTTATGATCTCTGAAAATCAAAGTGGCTTCTTGAAAGGAAGACCGATAACAGAAAATGTCCAGTTAACTCAAGAGATTGTGCAAAATATCAAGTGTAAGAACAAAGGGGTTAATGTGGTGATCAAGCTGGATATGGCAAAAGCTTATGACAGAATGTCTTGGTCCTTCATCAAAGCAGTGCTCAAAAAGTTTGGTTTCTCGGATGCTGTTACCAATATGATCATGGGCATTGTGTCCAACGTTTGGTATTCTATCATAATCAATGGCAAAAGACATGGATTTTTCACATCATCTCAAGGCCTGAAACAGGGAGATCCTCTTTCTCCATCTCTATTTATCATTGGCGCAGAAGTTTTAGCTAGGCTTCTTAACAGTTTGATTCATAGTGAACATTTCTTGCCTTTTGCTATGTTAGATACAGGTCCTGTCATTAACCATTTGTCTTATGCAGATGATATTGTCATTTTTAAGAGTGGAAACACCAAGGCCATCAAGATGATTATGAAGCAAATTCGGTGGTACAATAGATGCTCGGGGCAGAAAATGAACAAAGCCAAGTGTTTTTTCCTAACTGCTCCAGGCACTGGTCCAAGTAGAATTAATAAGATTAGAGAAGCAACTGGTTTTCTTGACAAACAGTTCCCATTTGAATACTTGGGGTGCCCCATCTATATTGGAAGGAAAAAGGTGGAATACTTTGAAAAAATGCTATCCAAAGTCATTAAAAGACTGAATGAATGGCAAAACAGTATGCTGTCTCATGGGGGAAAGCTGGTGTTGATCAAGAGTGTGCTCCAATCTTTACCTATCTATACCTTAACTGCCCTTAGTCCCCCCAAAAGCACCATTTCCTTAATGGAGAAGCATTTTGCTAGATTCTTTTGGGGGTCAAGCAATGATAAAAGAAGATACCACTGGAGTTCTTGGGAGAACTTGTGTTTTCCTAAAGATGAAGGTGGAGTGGGCATCAGAAATATGACTGACATTTGTAAATCTCTAGATATCAAGAAATGGTGGAGATTTAGGTGTCAAGACTCTTTGTGGGCTAGATTCACAAAGGCTAAGTACTACATAAGAGCACATCCTGTCGCTAAAGTCTAGGTGTCTGGGAAttctcacatttggaaaactttgacTAAAATTAGAAGTGATGCTGAGCCACACATGATCTGGAAAATTCAAAATGGTCATATCAGCTTTTGGTGGGACAATTGGACTGGTTATGGAGCTATTGTTACTTACTGCCCGGATTATGTACACTCTATTAGAACAAGAGTAAGAAACTTCATTATTGATAATGAATGGGATTTGCAAAGCTTGGGACACATAGTTACTGGTTGGCTGCTACATCACATTGCCAGTATCAAGATTGGATCACAACACAAAAAAGACTACTTAATGTGGAAGCTGGCTGCAGATGGAGTTTTTTCCAACAAAGAAGCCTGGAATGGGATAAGAACTCATAGAAAGAAGGACCTGTTAATCAACAGGGCCTGGCACAAAAACATCCCTTTTAAATTTTCATTTCTTACCTAGAGATTGATTAAAAGCAAGCTACCATTCACTAACAACTCTGTTTGCAGGTTTGTGGACATGCCAGTTGACTGCTTATGCTGTTCAAATGCTCAACCAGAGACTATCCAACATTTTTTCATCGAAAGTGAGCCTGCTCTATTTCTGTGGAAATATTTTGGACAACCTCTTGGAATCAGTTATCAAGTCCAACTTGTTAGAGCTTTTCTACATGAATGGTGGCAAACCCGGAGCAAAAATGAAATGCACAAGATGATAATTCATGTTATCCCAGTTATCATATGTTGGATAATGTGGATAAACAGATGCTCTTGCAGATATGGAGATCAGAAAAAATTCTACATTAGGAGAATGCAACAAGAGGTGATTTGGTATCTCAAAGCAGCAATGGACAAAGCATTCCCAAACTTCAAAATGGAGTTGCCTTGGCTTCAACTGTGTGAAGTAGTGGAGAAGCTTAAACCAAGAGCAAATATTACACAAGTAACATGGAGCATGCCAACTGGGAAAATAAAAGTTAACACTGATGGGAGCTACAACAATCATGGCAACAGAGCTGGAATCGGGGGAATAGCTAGAGATGAGGCTGGAAGCATGATTTTTGCCTTTGCAATCCCAGTTCAAGGTGCAAGTCATAATATGATAGAAGCTATGGCAATCAGATATGCTGCTCAATGGATCAAAAACAATGGATACAGACAAAGCTATATAGAGTCTGATTCATTGATGATTGTGGAAATGTTAACAAACAGGACCTCTAACAATCTTACTATAAAGGATATCATTGAGGAGACTATGAATATAGGGGATCAAATGGAGATTACTTTCAAACATTGCTACAGAGAGGGTAACCAAACTGCTAATTTTCTGGCTAAATTTGCATCATCTAAGGAGAATCCATCATTGAGTCATAACCTTCAACAGATGCCAAGAGGGGCCTTTGGTGCTTACTACTTAGACAAGAGTCAAATGCCTAGCATGAGGATAAGATATGACAAAGCTAATGTTTTTGTGAGCTAAAGTGTATAGGTCTAATGTATATTAGAGAATGTATAGCTAACTAGTTTTAACATTCTCCTTTTTGCTAGATTGCCTTGCAATCTGTGTTTGTATATCAGGGGTATGGTCTAGCCCTCCCCTTCTTTTGTGTTTGcataaaatgatatacaacacCCCAGGACACTTATCctggaaatttaaaaaaaaagaagaagttgtgtCTATCATTTTTATTTTCCTTATACAGTCAGACCACTCTAAAAACAACATCTGTATATAAtaacacctctctataacaattaTGATTTCTTGGAACCAATTTTTGATGTtgtattttacttctctataacaatatTTTACCTATAACAGCAATGACCAACTTTACAACAGTACGttgtttgtaaaattacccctcatataaCAACTAtttcttcttttcatttttgttttttgtaatatagagcccgtttggattagctggaaaaaagtggcttttaagcataagtgcttaaagtattttttaagtgctgaaaattattttataaataagcagttatgtgtttggataaaagtgcttaaaggatttttagaagtaagggtaatattggaattaacagaaaatataagggataaaagggtaaagttgttggtcaaaccaaaatggcttttaaacaaaaaaaaaattaagttgggGTTGAACAACTTCTTAGTTTTGATTTATTTTAAGCTGTTTTCTATTTTTGTCAAACAcctaaataatttaaaaatggcttaagctggtttgaccaacttataagccaatctaaCGGGCTCATAATAATTAACCatatttataaaaatagaatatctatggtTACCAATAATAAGcatagagattttgaccaaatatttgagtTGATACAATGAAAGTGCTAACGAAGAACCTAAACCGATTGTTACTTGGATTGGAATAGAAGATTCAACAGTTCAACTCTTAGATTTCCTTCAAGGGAAAGCAATTGGATACCCGTTTGCTGAAAGTTATGGACGCAAATCTTCGTTAATTCAAGTGTTATATCACCATTAAGAGATTGACCTCCATGAAATAAGCTACAATTATAAATTTCTTGCATCAATCTTAAAAGGACTTAATTTTCACATAGATTCAAAATGTCTGCCTTAGAGATTAAAACTTTAAATATTCAGTTATGAATTTATTGAAATTGTATTATTCAGTTATGAATATATTGAAATTGTATTAACTTTTAAATGTTTAGTAGTGAAGTATGCATATCTTTggaatttaaaattaaataattttgtTATATTTTATAACAATAACAAATAAAATGTGAATcctttttgcctataacagccaAAACATTGCGGATCCAACGATGCTATTACAAAGAGATTTGACTGTATGGAGAATTCTTTAAAAATAGTTTCTTAATATCTTTTTATAACAATAATACCTTAATCAATCTCCACGAACTTTAGTAAACTACTGGATACATGTTACCTCCTAACATATCGCAAATACTAAATAACTAGGTCAATCAACAGATACTAAAAAAGAAAATCGCCTGCCATATATTTTTCTCAAGTGCCTCTATCAACCAAGAAACTCAAAAGGAGTGCTTTAGTTAAAGAATCAAGTATTCTTTTCCAGAAAATGACACGAGAAACAGATTAAGGAAACCGATAAGGATCTTTTACAGAACTTATGATCAACAGTATACTTTCTTCCACTAGTACAATCATATCCCCTTACACTTAAATTACTTGATTTTTGGTCCTTCCATACTTTAGCAACTCTTTACATGAGAGCATGTCAGATAAACTTATATACAGAAGCTATTTTCATTAGTAATAGACATCAAATGGAAACTAAGGTACTAATACTGTGTCTAGACGCCCATGACCACGATGTCAATTAGGCAGGGGAAAAGGAAAGCTAATGCTTATATATTCAAGCAGCAGCTACTTGATTAACATGTTTGGCTTCAAGCATTTTCTCATATTCCTCGATCGATCTAAAGAGCTCTGAGAAGTTTCCCTTACCGAAGCCTCCACATCCGCCCTTCTGATAAACTTGTCCATTTTCATCTTTGAGCATGCAACCGATTCTCTGAATAATTTCAATAAATATTGTTGGCCTGCAGAAAGCAATTACAATAATTGTCAAAACTTATCTTTTTTACTACACAAAAGTTGCAAAAGTTCAGTGATTACCACATAGGTCAGCAGCAAAGAGAAGTTTTACTGGAAGCAATATTTAGTTTTATTCGTTATCTTCGTAGCTTTTCTAGGTGTAGGTATAAGTCCTTTTGGTGCATCTTCATATGAACTGCTACCACGTCCAACTCGAAACCAAAGTTTTGTAATAGTCTACAAGCTTTACTGAACCATTAGGGGAGGTACTAAAATGAGGTTTCTGGCATGAAAACAAAGTTcttgttcttttctttttcctgttTTTTTCATTTTCCACGCCAACGAGAACGAGCCAGCCAATTCCTTGTCTTTTTCCTAACAACTAAATTAAGCTACATGATGATAAATGCTATTCCCTACATTACTGTAGCAAATGTTGACCTGTTATTACTCTATGTGAGCAAGTCCCTGAATCGTTTTCCCCATCCCTTAACAAACTtacttttcaaaagttctttTTTTCTTGTGAATGCAGCCAAAATGTTAAAGAGTTCTTTCAGTCTCTCAGCACTATCTTTGTTTTATTTGCACATAGGCAGCTAGAAGAATCATTCTCACCTGTGCCTCTTTAAGAGTGGAAAATTCCAGATAGCCACAAAATGAATTTTAGTCAACAGACTGAAAGAAAGCTGAACCTAATGGGGTAGTGCTTCTGGAGTTTCATGCATAAGCATGATTCAATGAAGATAAGAAATTTATAATGGAAACCAGATTAGCATTTTGAAGCAGTTTACTTTGCTGAGGACCGAGAAGCATGATCTTAGCATAGATAATTTAGCTGACATTAAAGTTAAAGGCAAGGAGGTGGTGACACAAAATGGTACATTAAAAATGAGTAAATAGTTTTAATATTAGAGTGTTGACGACTTAGCCTTCTTCAATGAAAATGCTTCCCTAATAATCTGCAAATAGGGAATCTAAACGGCTAAACCACTCGGCAATCCACATTTTTGGTCACTGTGGTCCTAAAGCAATAGTATAGTTTCAAGGAGGTGGAATCTCCACTTGGTTAAGTTGTTATATTATTTTTTGGAGGGAGAGAGGACCACAGACAGTTATCTGGTTAGAGCAGAAAACGAGTTTTGCAAATGGCATCAAAAACCTCTTTCCATTAACCCCccgcccccccaaaaaaaaaaacacatcccCCACCCTTCTCGGCGACTTCTCAACGTTGACATCTCAAAGCAGTAATAGAGCTCATTTTGAAGCATACAATTCAGTGTTAGATGCGGAAAGACGACATGCaacgaaataaaaagaaaataagatgCACAAAAGACGCCAAAATAACGGGCATCCAATATACTATGTAATGAAAGAAAGAACAAGATCCACTGTATAGTTTGTTTAGTTACCCAATAGTTTGAGCAAAAACAGTGCAGATAGATCATTGATACCAGAAAGTGATTCTGTAGGAATCCCAAGAATTAGGAGTGACTCCATGAACATGAACAAAACAGCTATGAAGCAAGAAATGGGCGAAAAAGCAAAGTGGTGCAAACATTCCTAGTTACCACACACTATGTGAATAACAAGGAAAGAGATTATACTACTGCGTGTTTCACATGATTCTTTTTTTTAGAAGTCAACATGAGATTGACCTACTTGGAGTTGCGTGAAGAATGTCCTTATCATGGAAAGGTGAGTTACTGTTCATGATATGCTAGAAAAAAACTAACACAAAGATCTATTATAGTTAACCAACACCATCACCAAACTGCTGCAAGGAACGTAACAAACCTGAGAATGCACACAAGTTTCTGCTGAACCCCACCAGTGGTTTAGTGGTAAAATAGTACCCTGCCACGGTACAGACTCCGATTTACTCCCTCTGGTGTAATCCTTCTTTAAAACAGCTTTTCGTCTCTCTAGCAAAGCGCctttccttaaaaaaaataaaaaataaatagaacTCCTAAAGAACGTTTTTTATGAGAATAACTCCTAAGGAACATATTGACTGGATTTACCGACCTTCGTCCAAAATAGAGAATCTGAGCACCTAAATCACAATGAGGCTGGTCAAATAGGCCAGTGACAGAAACTGGCAGGAAATGTAATGGCAGCTTCTAGTTCCCCTACAGTTAAGCGTTGCTGTTTGATGCCTTACCGCTACTGGCTCACCCACATTTTCAGAGATCTCTTCACCATATTTCTTAATGAATCAATATACACCAACTCCTAAACCCTAATTCTTTCCGCTTGACCTAAACATATATGAACTTAACTATTCTGCGGACACTCAACTCTCGACACTTTCTACAACAAGAATCAATTTCTCATGCTCCAGGTTTCGAAACTCCAAACACTCAGCTCTACTAAGGTTCCTGTGGGCATTCTCCATTAGGAGAAGCAGCTATAACATCACGAGACCAACCACAAGTTTCTATTAGACACCAGTCACTCCATACCGAGTCCCTAAAATGATAGAATACTTCCAAAGTAAATCCATTCTGCAACACCTCTTCAGCTAATATTTTGGTGCTTAACAAAAATTTCTATCGGCTTTCAAGCAAACAACCTCACTAATCTTGAAATTCGATCTTCAAATTATGCTTAATAGTCACGACAAAAGAAACCAACACTCCCAGAAACAATCTAGGATTAGATATTTCTCATTAGCAGATTTGTTTTACAAAAACGGAGAATAAGTTATTTAGCAACATAAATATAACATTGCTCAAAATTTATAACACCCACAATATAAACTTAAAGACCACCTGCAGGTGCTTTTCATAGTAGACTTGGATGAATAACCAGAAAAACGAGTACTCAACCTACAACAACCAGCTAACCTTACATGAAAAATTTATTTAGCTGTCAGTATCTATAACTTAAGATTATTAAAATGCATTAAGATAGTCTAGTTGATACTTGATAGGTAATTTAATAAGAGTCGAGGTAAAAAAGAGTGATAGCATACCTGTCTCCCACAGGCTTGGTGAATATCTGAAGCAAAGTCCCCTGATCATCCCTATCCACCAAGATTCCCAAATCTTTGCATGCCTGGATTTGTTCGTCACTGAGTACATCCCCAGCCCTACTCTTCAAATTCTTATA
Encoded proteins:
- the LOC132639530 gene encoding uncharacterized protein LOC132639530 codes for the protein MAVKLDMAKAYDRVEWFYIQKLLLKMDLHENFVTWMMKCVTIPTYRFKINGDIAGEVKPTRGLRQGDPLSPYLILLCAEGLSRILNQAEVLGDIQSLRLIRGGPTVNHIFFADDSFIFCNANAQNAAKISEILRTFEECLGQRVNFAKSAIFFSKNTSELEKDEIIVELGRLQRNNLGSYLGLPAVVGRLKKKLLDFIKDRVKAKIKDWKNNFLNPAGKK
- the LOC132639531 gene encoding uncharacterized protein LOC132639531 codes for the protein MIWKIQNGHISFWWDNWTGYGAIVTYCPDYVHSIRTRVRNFIIDNEWDLQSLGHIVTGWLLHHIASIKIGSQHKKDYLMWKLAADGVFSNKEAWNGIRTHRKKDLFVDMPVDCLCCSNAQPETIQHFFIESEPALFLWKYFGQPLGISYQVQLVRAFLHEWWQTRSKNEMHKMIIHVIPVIICWIMWINRCSCRYGDQKKFYIRRMQQEVIWYLKAAMDKAFPNFKMELPWLQLCEVVEKLKPRANITQVTWSMPTGKIKVNTDGSYNNHGNRAGIGGIARDEAGSMIFAFAIPVQGASHNMIEAMAIRYAAQWIKNNGYRQSYIESDSLMIVEMLTNRTSNNLTIKDIIEETMNIGDQMEITFKHCYREGNQTANFLAKFASSKENPSLSHNLQQMPRGAFGAYYLDKSQMPSMRIRYDKANVFVS